The window GCCGACGTCGCCTGGCAGCGCCGCCTCACGGCGGAGATCCTCGCCCACCCCTAACTGCTCCTGCTCCGTGCGCCTCCGCTGCGCGGCAGAGAGAAGAGGAACGCGAGCCCGATCCGCTGCGCCAACGCCTCGACGCCGACGCAGCCGGCGAGCGTCGCGGTCAGCAGCAGCCAGGGGTAGACGATGACCACGAGGTCGTGGTCGCGCATCCATTCGGCTGCTCCCGGCCGGGCCAGCAGTGCGTCGTTCGCCAGGATGAAGACGAACGGGTGCACCAGGAAGATCGCGAGGGTGTGCCGGCCGAGGTACCGCACGGGTGCGGCGAGCGGATGCGCGGCCACCCGCACCGACAGCTGGAGCGCGAAGGCGACCGATACCACCCCCGCCGCGAGGAACAGCCCGAGATCGGCGAAGGTCGCCACGTACAGCGCGGCCAGTGCCACCGCGACCAGCCCGGTGACCGTGGTGGCGATCCAACCCGAACGGTGCAGGACCAGGTCGACCAGCTGCGGCGCCCGGGCGGCGACGAGGTAGAACACGAAGGAGCGCAGGAGGTGCTGCGGGAGCCCGTCGAGGGAGGTCGTGCCGAGCACCGAGAGCACGATCGCGACGGCGAGCAGCGCGGGCAGTGGCACCCGCCGTGTCAGACGGGCGGCCACGAAGAACAGCAGCAGGGCGTAGAGGTACCAGAGCGTGGTCTGGGGCCAGATCAGGTTGTCGAGCAGAAAGCGGGGGACGTCGACCGGGCCGCCCTGGCCGAACCGCTCGCGCAGCACGTCGAAGACGGCGTTGACGACCACCCAGACGAGATAGAGGTAGACCAGCAGCAGCACGCGGGGTCGCAGCACCGTCCGCCACGGCCGCCGGATCGCCCGGGACGCGAGGTAGCCCGAGACCAGGAAGAACAGCGGCATGCGCAGCGGCAGGGTCGCATCGACGACGGCGTTCACGACGTCGGACCCGGGGAATCCGTAGAAGAAGTAGATGTAGTGCAGCAGGAACAGGTGCAGCAGCACCACCATGACGATGCTCGCCCCGCGCGCGAAGTCGGGCCACTCCAGCCGCGCCGCGACGGTCTCGGAGGGTGCAGCCATACCCTCCCACGCTAGCCGACGGCCCCCGCCCGGCCGAACGCGAAGGGCCCTCCCCCGGAGGGGAGGGCCCGATCGTGCGGAGGGGCGGACGGCGGGGCTAGAAGTCCCAGTCCTCGTCTTCGGTGTTGACGGCCTTGCCGATGACGTACGACGAACCCGACCCCGAGAAGAAGTCGTGGTTCTCGTCGGCGTTCGGCGACAGGGCCGAGAGGATCGCCGGGTTCACGTCGGTGACCGACTTCGGGAACATCGGCTCGTAGCCGAGGTTCATCAGCGCCTTGTTGGCGTTGTAGTGCAGGAACTTCTTGACGTCCTCGGTCAGACCGACCTCGTCGTAGAGGTCCTGCGTGTACTGCACCTCGTTCTCGTAGAGGTCGTACATCAGCGAGAATGCGTAGTCCTTGATCTCGTCGCGCTTGGCCTGGTCGACCAGTTCCAGCCCACGCTGGAACTTGTAGCCGATGTAGTAACCGTGCACGGCCTCGTCACGGATGATGAGGCGGATGAGGTCGGCCGTGTTCGTGAGCTTCGCCCGCGACGACCAGTACATCGGCAGGTAGAAGCCGCTGTAGAAGAGGAAGCTCTCGAGCAGCGTCGAGGCGACCTTTCGCTTCAGGGGCTCGTCGCCGTGGTAGTAGTCGAGGACGATCGACGCCTTCTTCTGCAGGTTCGGGTTCTCGGTCGACCAGCGGAAGGCCTCGTCGATGTCCTTCGTGTTCGACAGGGTCGAGAAGATCGACGAGTACGACTTGGCGTGCACCGACTCCATGAACGCGATGTTCGTGTAGACGGCCTCCTCGTGCGGGGTCAGCGAGTCGGGGATGAGCGAGACCGCGCCGACCGTGCCCTGGATCGTGTCGAGCAGGGTGAGGCCGGTGAACACGCGCATGGTGAGCTGCTGCTCGGCCGGCGTGAGCGTGGCCCACGACTGCACGTCGTTCGACAGCGGCACCTTCTCGGGCAGCCAGAAGTTGTTGACGAGGCGGTTCCACACCTCGACGTCTTTATCGTCCTGGATGCGGTTCCAGTTGATCGCCTGCACCTTGGTGAGGAGCTTGAGCGGCTCGGGAGGGGTCATCGGAGAGTCCTTCGGGTTGTCGTGTCGACGATCACAGCATGCACGAGACGCAGCCGTCGATCTCGGTGCCCTCGAGCGCCAGCTGGCGCAGGCGGATGTAGTAGATCGTCTTGATGCCCTTGCGCCAGGCGTAGATCTGCGCCTTGTTGATGTCGCGCGTGGTCGCGGTGTCCTTGAAGAACAGGGTCAGCGAGAGGCCCTGGTCGACGTGCTGCGTGGCCGCGGCGTAAGTGTCGATGATCTTCTCGGCGCCGATCTCGTAGGCGTCGTCGTAGTACTCGAGGTTGTCGTTCGTGAGGAACGGCGCCGGGTAGTAGACGCGCCCGATCTTGCCCTCCTTGCGGATCTCGATCTTCGAGGCCACCGGGTGGATCGACGAGGTCGAGTTGTTGATGTACGAGATCGAGCCGGTCGGGGGAACCGCCTGCAGGTTCTGGTTGTAGATGCCGTGGGCCTGGATGGAGGCTTTCAGCGCACGCCAGTCGTCTTGAGTGGGGATGCGCACGTTCGAGGTCTCGAACAGCTCGGCCACACGGGCCGTGGCCGGCACCCACTCGGCGTCGGTGTACTTGTCGAAGAACTCACCGGAGGCGTAGGTCGAGTCGTCGAAGCCGTCGAACTTCTCGCCACGTTCGATGGCGATGGCGTTCGACGCCCGCAGCGCGTGGAACAGCACGGTGTAGAAGTAGATGTTCGTGAAGTCGACACCCTCCTCCGAGCCGTAGTAGACGCGCTCGCGGGCGAGGTAGCCGTGCAGGTTCATCTGGCCGAGGCCGATGGCGTGCGAACGGTCGTTCCCGGTCTCGATGGAGCGCACCGAGGCGATGTGCGACTGGTTCGACACCGAGGTGAGGCCGCGGATGGCGGTCTCGACGGTGGTGCCGAAGTCGGGCGAGTCCATGGTCAGCGCGATGTTCAGCGAGCCCAGGTTGCACGAGATGTCCTTGCCGATCTCGGCGTAGGAGAGGTCTTCGTTGTAGGTCGTCGGCGTGTTGACCTGGAGGATCTCCGAGCACAGGTTCGACATGTTGATGCGGCCCTTGATGGGGTTCGCCTTGTTGACGGTGTCTTCGTACATGATGTACGGGTAGCCCGACTCGAACTGGATCTCGGCGAGGGTCTGGAAGAACTCGCGGGCCTTGATCTTGGTCTTGCGGATGCGCGGGTCGTCGACCATCTCGCGGTACTTCTCGGTCACCGAGATGTCGCCGAAGGGCAGGCCGTAGACCTTCTCGACGTCGTACGGCGAGAAGAGGTACATGTCCTCGTCGTTCTTCGCGAGCTCGAACGTGATGTCGGGCACCACGACGCCGAGCGAGAGCGTCTTGATGCGGATCTTCTCGTCGGCGTTCTC of the Herbiconiux flava genome contains:
- a CDS encoding acyltransferase family protein; the encoded protein is MAAPSETVAARLEWPDFARGASIVMVVLLHLFLLHYIYFFYGFPGSDVVNAVVDATLPLRMPLFFLVSGYLASRAIRRPWRTVLRPRVLLLVYLYLVWVVVNAVFDVLRERFGQGGPVDVPRFLLDNLIWPQTTLWYLYALLLFFVAARLTRRVPLPALLAVAIVLSVLGTTSLDGLPQHLLRSFVFYLVAARAPQLVDLVLHRSGWIATTVTGLVAVALAALYVATFADLGLFLAAGVVSVAFALQLSVRVAAHPLAAPVRYLGRHTLAIFLVHPFVFILANDALLARPGAAEWMRDHDLVVIVYPWLLLTATLAGCVGVEALAQRIGLAFLFSLPRSGGARSRSS
- the nrdF gene encoding class 1b ribonucleoside-diphosphate reductase subunit beta, which translates into the protein MTPPEPLKLLTKVQAINWNRIQDDKDVEVWNRLVNNFWLPEKVPLSNDVQSWATLTPAEQQLTMRVFTGLTLLDTIQGTVGAVSLIPDSLTPHEEAVYTNIAFMESVHAKSYSSIFSTLSNTKDIDEAFRWSTENPNLQKKASIVLDYYHGDEPLKRKVASTLLESFLFYSGFYLPMYWSSRAKLTNTADLIRLIIRDEAVHGYYIGYKFQRGLELVDQAKRDEIKDYAFSLMYDLYENEVQYTQDLYDEVGLTEDVKKFLHYNANKALMNLGYEPMFPKSVTDVNPAILSALSPNADENHDFFSGSGSSYVIGKAVNTEDEDWDF
- the nrdE gene encoding class 1b ribonucleoside-diphosphate reductase subunit alpha, coding for MEATLIDAPTAAPALDYHSLNAMLNLYDENGLIQFDKDKEAAKQYFLQHVNQNTVFFHNLKERLDYLVEKEYYEQAVLDQYSFEFIQQLNDLAYSKKFRFDTFLGAFKYYTSYTLKTFDGKRYLERFEDRVVMTALGLAQGDEKLATNLVEEIIGGRFQPATPTFLNTGKAQRGELVSCFLLRIEDNMESIARGINSALQLSKRGGGVALLLSNIREAGAPIKQIENQSSGIIPVMKLLEDSFSYANQLGARQGAGAVYLSAHHPDIMKFLDTKRENADEKIRIKTLSLGVVVPDITFELAKNDEDMYLFSPYDVEKVYGLPFGDISVTEKYREMVDDPRIRKTKIKAREFFQTLAEIQFESGYPYIMYEDTVNKANPIKGRINMSNLCSEILQVNTPTTYNEDLSYAEIGKDISCNLGSLNIALTMDSPDFGTTVETAIRGLTSVSNQSHIASVRSIETGNDRSHAIGLGQMNLHGYLARERVYYGSEEGVDFTNIYFYTVLFHALRASNAIAIERGEKFDGFDDSTYASGEFFDKYTDAEWVPATARVAELFETSNVRIPTQDDWRALKASIQAHGIYNQNLQAVPPTGSISYINNSTSSIHPVASKIEIRKEGKIGRVYYPAPFLTNDNLEYYDDAYEIGAEKIIDTYAAATQHVDQGLSLTLFFKDTATTRDINKAQIYAWRKGIKTIYYIRLRQLALEGTEIDGCVSCML